The nucleotide window TTTGGACCCTTGCAACCCCAAGCGGTGCCAAGCCAGACGGCGCCGCAGGAGGACACACGCCCGTCGGCTTCCGGTACAACGATGACGGCAATATCCCCTTTGCGCGGCTCCTGGGCCCGCTCAAGGCCGCCGATCGTGGCAAGACAGCTTTCAACCGCCGTGACCGGATCGCGCAGGAAACCAGTTTCACGCTGGCAGCTTCCCCGGCTGTCATAGGTGCCTCGGATGTGAGCCGCGGGGTCAGCACCGCGCACGCGCTCAATCCAATCCGCGATTACCAGCATGCAATCAGTCTCGCCCCAGATGAACGGCAGCGCCATCCATCGGTGAAGTTCTCGATAAAGAGGTGTCA belongs to Leisingera caerulea DSM 24564 and includes:
- a CDS encoding DUF6950 family protein translates to TPLYRELHRWMALPFIWGETDCMLVIADWIERVRGADPAAHIRGTYDSRGSCQRETGFLRDPVTAVESCLATIGGLERAQEPRKGDIAVIVVPEADGRVSSCGAVWLGTAWGCKGPNGATTIKPPAVLKVLAIWSVGYEA